In a single window of the Pirellulales bacterium genome:
- a CDS encoding PEP-CTERM sorting domain-containing protein produces the protein MVVSLVSVRTTQAVYWNNDPNFGTTAGTSGLTDMPLWFPNDYIINNTSNNTRGTTILLNNEWALSVRHVVQNGSDFSTITSPGNVNVAVSGATVYGSQIFTPDGGSEISLTHLRGGIPGAINLLSDINTSSDEIGRVVEIGGWGFWGVIDTTQAAGSSDVAGTGSGAETFHRAYNVATSINGLGQITIGTGGTGNATLKADGLVQGIGESGDSGGPMFAFYGTNINDPTQANNLANWRLVGLTATATALGSGNIVSWGASANYTRVSNFSSWINSTIAANSFPASVTGAWVQDAGTGLYDDHSNVVSVTNTTGAPVIHSSFGSGPNHTGGYTMSQVGQKIVMTAMLSAPLVLNDIQFRFGMFNDVGGTIAGNVSGGTPWQGYFVGNAIQGFTNGVFEKGSSGGGVGQWWSQASPNSATVVNGFTTSAMGSFTGSTPAGIYSLSLTYTREATGLEIDWAMSQIDSITGSATSGVYSFTGSILDATPASSSWTYDELGFFLFGSNFTGQMVLENVNVAFVPEPSTLVLLAVGSLAAFFYRCHKQRA, from the coding sequence TTGGTTGTTTCCCTGGTCAGCGTCAGGACGACCCAGGCCGTGTATTGGAACAACGATCCCAATTTTGGCACCACCGCCGGCACCAGCGGCCTAACCGATATGCCACTCTGGTTCCCCAACGACTACATCATCAACAATACGTCGAACAATACGCGCGGAACCACCATTCTGCTGAATAACGAATGGGCCCTCAGCGTGCGCCACGTGGTGCAAAACGGCAGTGATTTCAGCACCATCACCAGCCCGGGCAATGTAAATGTGGCCGTATCGGGAGCGACGGTTTACGGGAGCCAAATTTTCACGCCCGACGGCGGCTCAGAAATTTCGCTCACGCATTTGCGCGGCGGAATTCCCGGCGCGATTAATTTGCTCAGCGACATCAATACTTCTTCCGATGAAATCGGCCGCGTGGTGGAAATTGGCGGTTGGGGTTTTTGGGGCGTTATCGACACGACTCAAGCCGCCGGCAGCAGCGATGTCGCCGGGACCGGTAGTGGCGCGGAAACTTTCCACCGCGCTTACAATGTGGCCACTTCGATCAATGGCCTGGGACAAATTACCATCGGCACAGGCGGCACCGGCAATGCCACGCTCAAAGCTGACGGCCTGGTGCAAGGCATCGGCGAATCGGGCGACAGCGGCGGCCCCATGTTCGCTTTTTATGGAACCAACATCAACGATCCCACGCAGGCCAACAATTTGGCCAATTGGCGGCTGGTTGGGTTGACCGCCACCGCCACCGCGCTGGGTTCCGGCAACATCGTCTCGTGGGGCGCCAGCGCGAATTACACCCGGGTTTCCAATTTTTCCAGTTGGATCAACAGCACGATTGCCGCCAATTCTTTCCCGGCCTCGGTCACTGGCGCTTGGGTGCAAGATGCCGGCACCGGTTTATACGATGACCATTCCAACGTCGTGAGCGTCACCAACACCACTGGCGCGCCGGTCATTCATTCCAGCTTCGGCTCCGGTCCCAATCACACGGGCGGATACACTATGAGCCAAGTCGGGCAAAAAATTGTGATGACCGCCATGCTCAGCGCGCCGCTGGTGCTGAACGACATTCAGTTTCGCTTCGGTATGTTCAACGACGTCGGCGGCACCATTGCCGGAAACGTGTCCGGCGGCACACCCTGGCAAGGATATTTCGTCGGCAATGCCATTCAGGGCTTCACCAATGGCGTTTTCGAAAAGGGATCCAGTGGCGGTGGCGTTGGGCAGTGGTGGTCGCAGGCCAGCCCAAATTCCGCGACGGTGGTAAACGGTTTCACCACTTCCGCCATGGGCAGTTTTACCGGCAGCACGCCAGCCGGCATCTATTCGCTATCGCTCACCTACACGCGCGAAGCCACTGGTTTGGAAATCGATTGGGCAATGTCGCAAATCGACAGCATCACCGGCAGTGCGACTTCTGGCGTGTATTCCTTTACAGGCAGCATTTTGGACGCCACGCCCGCTTCGTCAAGTTGGACGTACGACGAACTTGGCTTTTTCCTCTTCGGTAGCAACTTTACCGGACAAATGGTACTGGAGAACGTGAACGTCGCATTCGTACCGGAACCGTCAACGCTTGTGTTGCTCGCGGTAGGCAGCTTGGCCGCGTTTTTCTACCGATGCCATAAGCAACGCGCGTGA